The Tigriopus californicus strain San Diego chromosome 5, Tcal_SD_v2.1, whole genome shotgun sequence genome includes a region encoding these proteins:
- the LOC131880338 gene encoding amiloride-sensitive sodium channel subunit beta-like produces MSKDQKGYQGVLKLLLHPLLKVSRWIFILGCFGFVMSGWYRSVTKYMDGKTSVSITVNESEKFSLPSITFCPKFRHESNLMIKIMDHYYAKTNGSIENATLEDDVLNSTIDAISYRRHEFLSLFTHPEYGGPSRAGDLVPHDSFWVESIPHQELSGKCYTYDSPFKSLPGKWYGLRLGIKFRDEFDLAGKKRRLADLSIILHDRNQFHFFNQDNMPSSNIIDNSLLRYKNENSIRIKYSRSTHMSSKNRQCTSDPQYSFMKCVEEFHVKKRGCQAPWLFFPEFEYPMCRKIIEMPGKFYRTSDEQDWSRPYWSKIEKVMKTGCPQPCTVSNYDFQYSYVDKIDHGLDDDADWVIYLWFQNFLFKYEEEYEVCDATCLIGELGGNLGFFLGGSLLSFFDVFVFKILSLDTF; encoded by the coding sequence ATGAGTAAAGACCAGAAAGGGTATCAAGGAGTATTGAAGCTACTCTTGCACCCCTTGCTCAAGGTATCACGATGGATCTTCATCTTGGGTTGCTTTGGATTCGTCATGTCCGGATGGTATCGCTCAGTGACCAAATATATGGACGGGAAGACCTCGGTTAGCATCACTGTTAACGAGTCCGAAAAGTTTAGCCTGCCTTCCATCACTTTTTGTCCCAAGTTCCGACatgagtcaaatttgatgatcaAGATCATGGACCACTATTACGCCAAGACCAATGGATCCATTGAGAACGCAACCCTCGAGGATGACGTCTTGAATTCAACCATTGATGCCATAAGTTATCGCAGGCACGAGTTTTTGTCTCTGTTCACTCATCCGGAATACGGGGGTCCTTCAAGAGCTGGAGACCTTGTTCCCCATGACTCATTTTGGGTGGAATCCATTCCTCACCAAGAACTTTCCGGAAAGTGCTACACTTACGATTCTCCTTTCAAGTCATTGCCCGGGAAATGGTACGGATTGCGATTGGGGATCAAATTTCGGGATGAATTCGATTTGGCTGGGAAAAAGAGGCGCTTGGCGGATTTGAGCATTATTTTGCATGATCGGAACCAGTTCCACTTCTTCAATCAGGACAATATGCCAAGTTCCAATATCATTGATAACTCCTTGCTCCGTTACAAGAATGAGAACTCAATCAGGATCAAATATAGTCGATCGACACATATGAGTTCGAAGAACAGACAATGCACCTCAGACCCACAATACTCTTTCATGAAATGTGTTGAGGAGTTCCATGTCAAAAAGAGAGGTTGCCAAGCGCCGTGGCTGTTCTTTCCGGAGTTCGAATATCCAATGTGTCGAAAGATAATTGAGATGCCTGGGAAGTTCTATAGAACAAGTGATGAGCAGGATTGGAGCCGACCgtattggtccaaaattgagaaGGTTATGAAGACTGGATGCCCACAGCCTTGTACCGTGTCAAATTATGATTTCCAATATTCATATGTGGACAAGATAGATCATGGACTTGATGACGACGCAGATTGGGTGATATAtttgtggtttcaaaatttcttaTTCAAATATGAAGAGGAGTACGAAGTCTGTGATGCCACCTGTCTTATTGGTGAACTCGGTGGAAATCTGGGCTTCTTTTTGGGCGGATCATTGCTTAGCTTTTTTGATGTATTTGTTTTTAAGATCCTCTCATTGGATACTTTCTAG